In one window of Paraflavitalea soli DNA:
- a CDS encoding threonine aldolase family protein, which translates to MHRRNFLKTSGIAALPSLGAALPFTGLAAQSGQAAQPDPVYFFFDGPFYNPKEFIARLQQVNQAAPIEADFYGGGGVVEALEKKFMAITGKGAAIFMPTGTMANQLAIAVLSGDNTKVFVQDTSHIFRDEADAAQSIHNKRLIPLAPNEAAFTLAHLQASIKSLDEGEVFKSGIGAIAIENPVRRCDGRTVDIEEIKKIAAWCREKGYKLHLDGARIHLASAFTGIPVTEYARHFDTVYISLYKYLGAPGGAMLCGDKAVIDKMRHLIKVHGGTMYQFWINAAMALYHLEGLEERLKAVVKRSAELFTQLNKLPGLQINTLKSGTNIFELQVTKEIDLAKLRDALRKEYNIYVGNRQGNDPVKITVNETLLSRDTQLMVEAFKASLAKARA; encoded by the coding sequence ATGCACAGAAGGAACTTCCTGAAAACATCCGGTATAGCAGCTTTGCCTTCCCTGGGTGCAGCCCTGCCTTTCACTGGCCTGGCCGCACAATCAGGCCAGGCAGCACAGCCCGACCCTGTCTATTTCTTTTTTGATGGCCCCTTCTATAATCCTAAGGAATTCATTGCCAGGCTGCAGCAGGTGAACCAGGCCGCTCCCATAGAGGCCGACTTTTATGGTGGGGGTGGGGTAGTGGAAGCGCTGGAAAAGAAGTTTATGGCCATTACCGGCAAGGGGGCCGCTATATTTATGCCCACCGGTACCATGGCCAATCAATTGGCCATAGCGGTACTGAGTGGCGACAATACCAAGGTGTTTGTACAGGATACCAGCCATATATTCCGTGATGAGGCCGATGCTGCCCAATCCATTCACAACAAACGACTGATACCCCTGGCGCCCAATGAAGCTGCTTTTACCCTGGCCCACTTACAGGCTTCCATCAAGTCGCTGGATGAAGGCGAGGTATTTAAAAGTGGTATTGGCGCCATCGCCATTGAAAACCCCGTGCGCCGTTGCGATGGCAGGACGGTAGATATAGAAGAGATCAAAAAGATAGCAGCCTGGTGCCGGGAGAAAGGGTACAAGCTGCACCTCGATGGCGCCCGCATTCACCTGGCATCGGCCTTTACAGGTATCCCGGTGACAGAATACGCGCGGCATTTTGATACCGTTTATATTTCCCTCTATAAATATTTAGGCGCCCCGGGTGGCGCCATGCTTTGTGGTGATAAAGCAGTGATCGATAAGATGCGCCACCTCATCAAAGTGCATGGCGGTACCATGTATCAGTTCTGGATCAATGCCGCCATGGCCCTGTATCACCTGGAAGGACTGGAGGAGCGGCTGAAGGCCGTGGTTAAAAGATCAGCTGAACTTTTTACGCAGTTAAATAAGTTGCCGGGTCTGCAGATCAATACATTAAAGAGTGGCACCAATATCTTCGAACTGCAGGTGACCAAAGAGATCGACCTCGCCAAACTGAGGGATGCATTAAGAAAGGAATACAATATTTATGTAGGAAACAGACAGGGTAATGATCCCGTGAAGATCACCGTCAACGAAACCCTGCTCTCCCGCGATACCCAGCTGATGGTGGAGGCATTCAAAGCCAGCCTGGCCAAAGCCAGAGCATAA